A stretch of Flexivirga aerilata DNA encodes these proteins:
- the clpB gene encoding ATP-dependent chaperone ClpB: MDLQLTTKAQEALSGAVQQATKNGNPQVEPAHLLLALVDQTDTTTGPLLEAVGTTPQAVRATAEKAIRALPSVQGQSVAQPSMSRALANVLEQARQAMASMGDTFVSTDHLLLALARTGEFGLDPEAIAAAIPQTRGGGKVNSAEPEGAFDALEKYGTDLTAVAREGKLDPVIGRDSEIRRVVQVLSRRTKNNPVLIGEPGVGKTAVVEGLAQRIVAGDVPESLRDKRLVSLDLGAMVAGAKYRGEFEERLKAVLEEIKASEGQIITFIDELHTVVGAGASGDSGMDAGNMLKPMLARGELRLVGATTLDEYREYIEKDPALERRFQQVYVGEPSVEDTIAILRGLKERYEAHHKVAVSDAALVAAAALSDRYITSRQLPDKAIDLIDEAASRLRMEIDSSPVEIDELRRGVDRLKMEELHLQNETDDASKDRLAKLRSDLANKQEELSALTARWEQEKAGLNKVGDIKSKIDELRTQADKLERDGDLGGASKIRFGDLPALEKQLDEAQAAESTSSTAGGDAPMVKEEVGPDDIADVISSWTGIPAGRLLEGETEKLLRMEDWIGDHVIGQKQAVQSVADAVRRTRAGVADPDRPAGSFLFLGPTGVGKTELAKAVADFLFDDPRAVVRIDMSEYSERHAVARLIGSPPGYVGYEEGGQLTEAVRRRPYCVVLLDEVEKAHPETFDILLQVLDDGRLTDGQGRTVDFRNVILIMTSNLGSQFLVDPTMDVKEKQEAVMGVVRKSFKPEFLNRLDEVIIFDPLSKDELTRIVDLQVDAIAMRLADRRITLNVTAPAKQWLADEGYDPAYGARPLRRLVQKEIGDRLARALLAGEVRDGQIVTVEKNPDGEGLKLESPAEAAATAGAATT, translated from the coding sequence GTGGATCTGCAGCTGACCACCAAGGCCCAGGAGGCCCTTTCCGGCGCCGTGCAACAGGCGACCAAGAACGGCAACCCGCAAGTCGAGCCGGCGCACCTGTTGCTCGCGCTCGTCGACCAGACCGACACCACGACGGGCCCGCTGCTGGAGGCCGTGGGCACCACGCCGCAGGCGGTCCGCGCCACGGCGGAGAAGGCGATCCGTGCCCTGCCGAGCGTGCAGGGCCAGTCCGTCGCCCAGCCCAGCATGTCCCGTGCGCTCGCCAACGTGCTGGAGCAGGCACGCCAGGCGATGGCGTCGATGGGCGACACCTTCGTCTCGACCGACCACCTGCTGCTCGCGCTCGCGCGCACCGGAGAGTTCGGCCTCGACCCCGAGGCGATCGCGGCCGCGATCCCGCAGACGCGCGGCGGCGGCAAGGTCAACAGCGCCGAGCCCGAGGGCGCGTTCGACGCCCTGGAGAAGTACGGCACCGACCTCACCGCGGTCGCGCGTGAGGGCAAGCTCGACCCGGTCATCGGGCGTGACTCCGAGATCCGTCGCGTGGTGCAGGTGCTGTCCCGCCGCACCAAGAACAACCCGGTGCTGATCGGCGAGCCCGGCGTCGGCAAGACCGCCGTCGTCGAAGGCCTCGCGCAGCGCATCGTCGCCGGTGACGTCCCGGAATCCTTGCGGGACAAGCGATTGGTCTCCCTCGACCTCGGCGCCATGGTCGCCGGTGCGAAGTATCGCGGTGAGTTCGAGGAGCGGTTGAAGGCCGTGCTCGAGGAGATCAAGGCTTCCGAGGGTCAGATCATCACCTTCATCGACGAGCTGCACACGGTCGTCGGCGCCGGCGCGAGCGGCGACTCCGGCATGGACGCCGGCAACATGCTCAAGCCGATGCTGGCCCGCGGTGAGCTGCGGCTGGTCGGTGCCACCACGCTCGACGAATACCGTGAGTACATCGAGAAGGACCCGGCACTCGAGCGCCGCTTCCAGCAGGTGTATGTCGGGGAGCCCTCCGTCGAGGACACCATCGCGATCCTGCGCGGCCTCAAGGAGCGCTACGAGGCGCACCACAAGGTCGCCGTCTCGGACGCGGCTCTCGTTGCGGCTGCTGCGCTTTCGGACCGCTACATCACCTCGCGGCAGCTGCCGGACAAGGCGATCGACCTGATCGACGAGGCGGCGTCCCGGCTGCGCATGGAGATCGACTCCTCGCCCGTCGAGATCGATGAGCTGCGTCGCGGGGTCGACCGGCTGAAGATGGAAGAGCTGCATCTGCAGAACGAGACCGACGACGCCTCCAAGGATCGTCTCGCCAAGCTGCGCTCCGACCTGGCCAACAAGCAGGAGGAGCTGTCCGCGCTCACCGCCCGGTGGGAGCAGGAGAAGGCGGGCCTCAACAAGGTCGGTGACATCAAGAGCAAGATCGACGAACTCCGCACCCAGGCGGACAAATTGGAGCGCGACGGCGACCTGGGTGGCGCCTCGAAGATCCGCTTCGGGGACCTGCCCGCGCTGGAGAAGCAACTCGACGAGGCGCAGGCCGCCGAGTCGACGTCGTCGACCGCGGGCGGCGACGCCCCGATGGTCAAGGAGGAGGTCGGCCCGGACGACATCGCCGACGTGATCTCGTCGTGGACCGGCATCCCGGCCGGCCGCCTGCTCGAGGGCGAGACCGAGAAGCTGCTGCGCATGGAGGACTGGATCGGTGACCACGTCATCGGTCAGAAGCAGGCCGTGCAGTCCGTCGCGGACGCGGTGCGCCGCACCCGCGCCGGTGTCGCCGACCCCGACCGTCCGGCGGGCTCGTTCCTCTTCCTCGGTCCGACCGGTGTCGGCAAGACGGAGTTGGCCAAGGCTGTGGCCGACTTCCTCTTCGACGACCCGCGAGCCGTCGTACGCATCGACATGTCCGAGTATTCCGAGCGGCACGCGGTCGCCCGCCTGATCGGTTCGCCTCCCGGTTACGTCGGCTACGAAGAGGGCGGCCAGCTGACCGAGGCCGTCCGTCGCCGGCCCTACTGCGTGGTGCTGCTCGACGAGGTGGAGAAGGCGCACCCGGAGACGTTCGACATCCTGCTGCAGGTGCTTGACGACGGCCGGCTCACCGACGGCCAGGGCCGCACGGTCGACTTCCGCAACGTCATCCTCATCATGACCTCCAACCTGGGCTCGCAGTTCCTGGTCGACCCGACCATGGACGTCAAGGAGAAGCAGGAGGCGGTGATGGGCGTGGTGCGCAAGTCGTTCAAGCCGGAGTTCCTCAACCGGCTCGACGAGGTCATCATCTTCGACCCGCTGAGCAAGGACGAGCTCACCCGCATCGTCGACCTGCAGGTCGACGCGATCGCGATGCGCCTCGCCGACCGCCGCATCACGCTCAACGTGACCGCGCCGGCCAAGCAGTGGCTGGCCGACGAGGGGTACGACCCGGCATACGGCGCCCGACCGCTGCGCCGGCTGGTGCAGAAGGAGATCGGCGACCGGCTGGCCCGCGCGCTGCTCGCCGGTGAGGTGCGGGACGGCCAGATCGTCACCGTCGAGAAGAACCCCGACGGGGAGGGCCTCAAGCTCGAGTCCCCGGCGGAGGCCGCGGCCACCGCCGGCGCGGCCACCACCTGA